ACGATCTCGAACTCATCAAGATCGAACAGGAGATCGACCGGGACCGTATCTACTTCAAGGTGAAGCTCGGCAAAAAGAAGGGCTGGTTCAACTGGGGCAACGTCAACGGCTCCGTGAACGTCACCCTCCACGTGCCGGCCACCGTGACGGTGAAGGAGGTCTCCACCGTGAACGGCGACGTGCGCATCAGTGGGCTAACCGGCCGCACGCACGCCAGCACCGTCAATGGCGGCCTGGAGGCCTACAATCTCGCCGGCGCCACCCACATGAGCACGGTCAACGGCGGCATCCGCGCCGAGTTCACCCACGTGGATCCCGATGCGCGCCTGGAGTTTAGCACCGTCAATGGCGGCATCCGCCTCTCCCTACCGGCCGACGCCGGCGTTCACGTGTCAGCCTCGGTCGTGAATGGTCACGTCGAAGCCGACCTGCCCATCACCATGAAGGGCCGCATCGGCAAGAAATCGATCAACGGCACCATCGGCGACGGTTCCGCCAGCCTCAAAGCCAGCACGGTCAACGGGTCCATCCGTATCTACGGAACGGATACCTGATCCGCCCCGCCCATCTTCGCCCCGGCCGCGCGCCGGGGCTTTTTGTTACCCGCGGCCCTCCGCCTCCACCCACACCTGACCTCCGCTCCTTGCCATGCTCACGCTTCGCCACGCCCTGCGCCAGTTGTTCAAATCCCCCGGCTTCGCCGCCCTCACCATCCTCACTCTCGGTCTGGGTATCGGGGCCACCAGCGCCATGTTCACCGTCGTCAACTCGGTGCTGCTGCAACCGGTCAGTTATCCGCGGTCGGAGGAATTGGTGGTGATTCGACAAAACAACCTGCCGCGCTTCCCGACCTTCAGCCTGTGCCCGGCCGACTACCTGGATTTTGAGCGCGAGGCGGACCAGTTCTCCGCCATGTATGCCTCCCGCTCCCGCGCCCGGATTCTGACCGGCAACGGCGATCCCGAGCGCGTCTCCACCCTGGCGGTGACCGATGGCTATTTCGACACCCTACTCGTGCAGCCCATCCTCGGGCGCGCCTTCACCCCGGAGGAAAACGAGCCCGATGGCGGCCGCGCCGTCGTGCTGCTGCATCACTACTGGCAATCCCATCTCGGCGGTCGCGCCGCCGTGCTCGGCGAGACGCTCACGCTGGATGGCGAGGTCTTCACCATTGTGGGTATCATGCCTCCCGATTTCCGCCGCGACGCCGGGTTCGACATGCTCACGCCCATGGCGTTCTCCGCCGAAGAACGCACCAACCGCGGCGGGCATTACATCAGCGGCGTGGGCCGTCTCGCGCCCGGTGCCACCGCCGAATCGGCGCAGGCGCAATTGGTCGCAATCTCCGCCCGACTCGCGACGGATTTTCCAGACACCAACACCGGCTGGAGTGCCTTCATCGTGCCGATTCTGGAGTGGAACACGGGTAACGCCCGGCCGACGCTGCTCACCTTACTCGGCGCCGTTGGATTTTTGCTCCTCATCGCTTGCGCCAACGTCGGCAACCTCGTGCTGGCGCGCGCCACCGATCGTCATCACGAGCTCTCCGTGCGCGCCGCGCTTGGTGCGGCACGCTCCCGTATCCTGGGCATGCTGCTCACCGAAAACGTGCTGCTGGGTTTGTTCGGCGGCGCCCTCGGCTTGCTCGTCGCCTATTGGGGCGTCGACCTGCTGATGGCGCTGGGCAGCGAGGAAATCCCCCGCTCGATCGAGGTCGGCCTCGACTGGCGCGCGGTGGCTTTCACCACCGTGTTGTCGATTCTCACCGGCATCTTCTTCGGCCTCGCGCCAGCCTGGCAGGTGCGTGACCTCAACCTCGCCGACGCGCTCAAAACCGGCGCGCGCGGCGGCGGCGCGGATCGCTCCCGCCAGCGTTTTCGCAACACGCTGGTCGTGGTCGAAATCATGCTCGCCCTCGTTCTGCTCAACGCCTCCGGTCTGATGGCCCAAAGCTTCCGACGCCTGCTGAATACGGATCCCGGCTTTAACCCGACGCACACCTGGATGGCGCAATTTGGCATCCCCCAGGGCCGCTACGACACGCCGGAAAAACGTACCGATTTTGTGCGCCAAGCCGAGGCCGAACTTGCCGCCATTCCCGGCGTCGAGGCGGTCGGCACCACCGTGATCATGCCGATGACCGGGAACGATTACGTGCTGCAGATTTCGTTCCCCGATCGGCCCGTTGTGCCCGGGCAGGAAGTCTCCGCCGACTATACCGCCACCTCTCCCGGCTATTTCAACGCGATGGGGATCCCCATCCTGCGGGGTCGCGCGTTTACCGAACAGGACCGTGCGGACGCACCGCCGGTCGCCATCGTGAGCGAATCCTTTGCCCGACAGTTTTTCCCCGACGGGGACGCCCTCGGAGAACGCTTCAGTATCTCCAATCGTCCCGAGCCCGTCTGGCGTGAGATCGTTGCCATCGTGCCCGACATCAAGCAGGCCGGCCTCGATCAAACGGCCACGGCCCAGATGTATGAACCCTTCGCTCAATCCCCGCATGGCTTCCTCAGCATGGTGGTGCGGACCGGCAGCGCCGCTGGCACGACGGGGCTGCCCCAGGCGATCCGCCAAGCCATTTTCAACGTCGATCCGGCACAACCCGTGTTCCGGCTCGCTGACGTGGAATCACTCATCGCCGACTCCGTATCGCGGCGTCGCTTTGGCCTGACTTTGCTCGGCGTATTCTCGGGCCTGTCATTGCCTCTCGCGGCCCTTGGGATCTACGGCGTGATCGCTTACGCAGTCATGCAACGCACCCGAGAGTTTGGCGTGCGCATGGCGCTGGGCGCACAAGGGCGCCAGGTCCTGGGCTTGGTGGTGCGCGACGGGCTTCGCCTGCTCGCCTGGGGCGTAGGCCTCGGCTCATTGGTGTCGCTTGCCGCCGGCGGTTTGCTCGCCAGTCAGCTCCACGAGACTTCCCCGCGCGACCCGCTGATTCTCGCCGCCGTAGCGCTCACGCTCAGCGTCGTGGCGCTCGCCGCGTGCCTGTTGCCGGCGCGTCGTGCCACGCGGGTGAATCCGGTCGAAGCCTTGCGCGCGGAATAAGCCGCGCATCCCCCGCCCTCTCGGCGCCCGCCACCCTTTAGTGTCGGCATTCGACAACAAAGGCTTGCTTGTTGTCGGATGCCGACATCATGATCCGGCGCATCATGGCGAAACCACTGCGCAACGAATTGCTGCAAGGCACCCTCGACCTGCTGGTCCTCCAAGTGCTTTCGCAGGGCAAGTATCACGGCTGGGATGTGGCCAAGCGCATCTCCCTGCTTTCCTCCGACCGACTCACCCTGAAGCAGGGTTCGCTCTACCCGGCCATGCACCGCCTCGAGGCTCAGGGATGGATTGCCGCCGACTGGGGCGTTTCCGAGGCCGGCCGCAGCGCGAAGTTTTACCACCTCACCCGCAGTGGCCGTCGACAGCTCGAGGCCGAACGCGCGCATTGGGAATCGTTTGTTGATGCCATGGGCGCGGTGCTTTCCGGCCAGGAGGCGTCCGAATGAAAGGCGACCTCTACCGCCGACTGCGTTCGTGGCTCAAGCGCTGGGTGTTTCGCGGTCGCCAGGAGCAGGAACTTGCGGCCGAAATGGAGTTTCACCGCGAGCAACTCATCGCCCAGTTCCGCGCGGAAGGTATGACGCAACGCGAAGCGGAGCTGGCCGCCCGGCGCGAGTTTGGTGCCTTTGCCGACGCTTACCAAGAGGAGGCGCGAGACGCGTGGCGCCCCATGTCGCTTTCGGCCATGTTACGCGACCTGCGTCTGGCGTTTCGCGCCATGCGCCGTTCACCCGGTTTCAGCGTGTTGGCGATCCTGACGCTCGGGCTCGGTATCGGTGCCTGCACCACGATGTTCAGCGTGATCCAGTCCACCGTGCGCAGCGCCCTGCCCGTGGCGGAACAGGATCGGCTCTTTTTCTTCTGGGAGGACAATGCGGCCTTGGGGATCGATCAGTTCTCCCAGTCCGTGCCCAATTTCGTCGATTATCGCGAACAGACGACCTCCTTCGAATCGCTCATCGGCACCAGTAGCGGTAACGTCAGTTTAGCTACGGGGAATCAGGCGGCTCGCCACGCTCAAGC
This portion of the Actomonas aquatica genome encodes:
- a CDS encoding PadR family transcriptional regulator, with translation MIRRIMAKPLRNELLQGTLDLLVLQVLSQGKYHGWDVAKRISLLSSDRLTLKQGSLYPAMHRLEAQGWIAADWGVSEAGRSAKFYHLTRSGRRQLEAERAHWESFVDAMGAVLSGQEASE
- a CDS encoding ABC transporter permease — its product is MLTLRHALRQLFKSPGFAALTILTLGLGIGATSAMFTVVNSVLLQPVSYPRSEELVVIRQNNLPRFPTFSLCPADYLDFEREADQFSAMYASRSRARILTGNGDPERVSTLAVTDGYFDTLLVQPILGRAFTPEENEPDGGRAVVLLHHYWQSHLGGRAAVLGETLTLDGEVFTIVGIMPPDFRRDAGFDMLTPMAFSAEERTNRGGHYISGVGRLAPGATAESAQAQLVAISARLATDFPDTNTGWSAFIVPILEWNTGNARPTLLTLLGAVGFLLLIACANVGNLVLARATDRHHELSVRAALGAARSRILGMLLTENVLLGLFGGALGLLVAYWGVDLLMALGSEEIPRSIEVGLDWRAVAFTTVLSILTGIFFGLAPAWQVRDLNLADALKTGARGGGADRSRQRFRNTLVVVEIMLALVLLNASGLMAQSFRRLLNTDPGFNPTHTWMAQFGIPQGRYDTPEKRTDFVRQAEAELAAIPGVEAVGTTVIMPMTGNDYVLQISFPDRPVVPGQEVSADYTATSPGYFNAMGIPILRGRAFTEQDRADAPPVAIVSESFARQFFPDGDALGERFSISNRPEPVWREIVAIVPDIKQAGLDQTATAQMYEPFAQSPHGFLSMVVRTGSAAGTTGLPQAIRQAIFNVDPAQPVFRLADVESLIADSVSRRRFGLTLLGVFSGLSLPLAALGIYGVIAYAVMQRTREFGVRMALGAQGRQVLGLVVRDGLRLLAWGVGLGSLVSLAAGGLLASQLHETSPRDPLILAAVALTLSVVALAACLLPARRATRVNPVEALRAE
- a CDS encoding DUF4097 family beta strand repeat-containing protein, whose product is MKLRPFLIALFAFTLSLSARADWGSKVTEPFEFEGSFSPDGIVQVENVNGRITIEAWDRDAYAISGEKRAKNDDDLELIKIEQEIDRDRIYFKVKLGKKKGWFNWGNVNGSVNVTLHVPATVTVKEVSTVNGDVRISGLTGRTHASTVNGGLEAYNLAGATHMSTVNGGIRAEFTHVDPDARLEFSTVNGGIRLSLPADAGVHVSASVVNGHVEADLPITMKGRIGKKSINGTIGDGSASLKASTVNGSIRIYGTDT